The Pseudomonas fluorescens genome includes a window with the following:
- the fnr gene encoding fumarate/nitrate reduction transcriptional regulator Fnr has product MSEPVKLRAHNQAHCKDCSLAPLCLPLSLNLEDMDALDDIVKRGRPLKKGEFLFRQGDAFDSVYAVRSGALKTFNLSDGGEEQLTGFHLPSELVGLSGMDTESHPVSAQALETTSVCEIPFDRLDELAIQLPQLRRQLMRVMSREIRDDQQMMLLLSKKTADERIATFLVNLSARFRARGFSANQFRLSMSRNEIGNYLGLAVETVSRVFTRFQQNELIAAEGKEIHILDPIQLCALAGGSIDG; this is encoded by the coding sequence ATGTCCGAGCCAGTCAAACTGCGCGCCCACAACCAGGCCCATTGCAAGGATTGCAGCCTGGCCCCCCTCTGCCTGCCGCTTTCGCTGAACCTTGAGGACATGGACGCGCTGGACGACATCGTCAAACGGGGCCGACCGTTGAAAAAAGGCGAGTTCCTGTTTCGCCAGGGCGACGCCTTCGACTCTGTCTACGCCGTGCGCTCGGGCGCCTTGAAGACCTTCAACCTGAGCGATGGCGGCGAAGAACAGCTCACCGGCTTCCACCTGCCCAGCGAACTGGTGGGCCTGTCCGGCATGGACACCGAGTCCCACCCGGTCTCGGCCCAGGCGCTGGAAACCACCTCGGTGTGCGAAATTCCCTTCGATCGCCTGGACGAGCTGGCCATACAGCTGCCGCAACTGCGCCGCCAGTTGATGCGGGTCATGAGCCGGGAAATCCGTGACGATCAGCAGATGATGCTGCTGCTCTCGAAAAAAACCGCCGACGAGCGTATCGCCACATTCCTGGTCAACCTCTCGGCACGCTTCCGCGCTCGTGGGTTCTCGGCCAACCAGTTCCGCTTGAGCATGTCGCGCAACGAAATCGGCAACTACCTGGGCCTGGCGGTGGAAACCGTGTCCCGGGTGTTCACCCGCTTCCAACAGAACGAGTTGATTGCCGCCGAAGGCAAGGAAATCCACATTCTCGACCCGATCCAGCTCTGCGCCCTGGCCGGCGGCTCGATCGACGGCTGA
- the recR gene encoding recombination mediator RecR — MSFSPLIRQLIDALRTLPGVGQKTAQRMALQLLERDRSGGSRLAQALSQAMEGVGHCRLCRTLTEDDLCPQCADPRRDDSLLCVVEGPMDVYAVEQTGFRGRYFVLKGHLSPLDGLGPEAIGIPQLIARIEEAGTFTEVILATNPTVEGEATAHYIAQLLNNKGLIASRIAHGVPLGGELELVDGGTLAHSFAGRKPIAL; from the coding sequence ATGAGCTTCAGCCCTTTGATTCGCCAACTGATCGATGCCCTGCGAACGTTGCCGGGTGTAGGTCAGAAAACTGCCCAGCGCATGGCGTTGCAATTGCTCGAGCGTGATCGCAGCGGCGGTTCGCGCCTGGCCCAGGCCCTGAGCCAGGCCATGGAAGGCGTAGGGCATTGCCGGTTATGCCGCACCCTCACCGAAGACGATCTCTGTCCACAATGTGCCGATCCGCGTCGGGACGACAGCCTGCTTTGCGTGGTGGAAGGGCCGATGGATGTGTATGCGGTAGAGCAGACCGGTTTTCGTGGCCGTTATTTCGTGCTCAAGGGCCATTTGTCACCGCTCGACGGCTTGGGGCCTGAAGCCATCGGCATTCCACAGTTGATCGCGCGGATCGAAGAGGCGGGTACGTTCACGGAAGTCATTCTCGCTACGAACCCGACGGTCGAAGGCGAAGCCACCGCCCATTACATTGCCCAACTGCTCAACAACAAAGGCTTGATCGCCTCGCGCATCGCCCACGGCGTGCCGCTGGGTGGGGAGCTTGAATTGGTGGATGGCGGGACACTGGCGCATTCGTTTGCCGGGCGCAAGCCAATCGCGTTGTAG
- the ccoS gene encoding cbb3-type cytochrome oxidase assembly protein CcoS yields MPALYVMIPAALLIVAIAVYIFFWAVDSGQYDDLDGPAHSILFDDQDPNHKAAVDEASGEARKPDDKAGPHA; encoded by the coding sequence ATGCCAGCTCTCTACGTGATGATCCCGGCCGCGCTGCTGATCGTGGCCATCGCCGTGTACATTTTCTTCTGGGCCGTGGACAGCGGCCAGTACGACGACCTCGACGGGCCGGCCCATAGCATCCTGTTCGACGATCAGGACCCGAACCACAAGGCGGCGGTGGACGAAGCCAGTGGCGAGGCCCGCAAGCCGGACGACAAGGCTGGGCCCCATGCTTGA
- a CDS encoding YbaB/EbfC family nucleoid-associated protein, translating into MMKGGMAGLMKQAQQMQEKMAKMQEELANAEVTGKSGGDMVTVVMTGRHDIKRVSIDPSVVEGLSEDDKEMLEALFAAAVNDAVRKIEANSQDKMSGMTAGMQLPPGMKLPF; encoded by the coding sequence ATGATGAAAGGTGGCATGGCCGGCCTGATGAAGCAGGCGCAGCAGATGCAGGAAAAAATGGCCAAGATGCAGGAAGAACTGGCCAACGCCGAAGTCACCGGCAAGTCCGGCGGCGACATGGTGACCGTGGTCATGACCGGTCGCCACGACATCAAGCGCGTCAGCATCGACCCAAGCGTGGTCGAAGGCCTGAGCGAAGACGACAAGGAAATGCTCGAAGCCCTGTTCGCCGCCGCCGTCAATGACGCGGTGCGCAAGATCGAAGCCAACAGCCAGGACAAGATGTCTGGCATGACGGCCGGCATGCAACTGCCGCCGGGCATGAAACTGCCGTTCTGA
- a CDS encoding FixH family protein, which translates to MPAATATSPWYKHLWPWIIIAILTCSVTLSLTMVTIAVKNPDNLVNDNYYEAGKGINRSLERELLAQTLQLRANVQLDELTGEVNLRLNGNSRPQTLELSLISPTQPEKDRKIVLTRNDSEPGRYVGQLADKIEGRRFVELLGVENDKTWRLFEEEQINHGQDLLLGDEPLQGAEDLKQ; encoded by the coding sequence ATGCCTGCAGCAACCGCCACCAGCCCTTGGTACAAGCACCTCTGGCCGTGGATCATCATCGCGATCCTGACCTGTTCGGTGACACTGAGCCTGACGATGGTGACCATTGCGGTGAAGAACCCGGACAACCTGGTCAACGACAATTATTATGAAGCCGGCAAGGGCATCAACCGCTCGCTGGAGCGCGAATTGCTGGCCCAGACCCTGCAACTGCGTGCCAACGTGCAACTGGACGAACTTACCGGTGAGGTGAACCTGCGCCTGAACGGCAACAGCCGTCCCCAGACCCTGGAACTGAGCCTGATCTCGCCGACCCAACCGGAGAAGGACCGCAAGATCGTCCTGACCCGCAACGACAGTGAACCAGGGCGCTACGTCGGTCAGTTGGCGGACAAGATCGAAGGCCGGCGCTTTGTCGAATTGCTGGGGGTGGAGAACGACAAGACCTGGCGCCTGTTCGAAGAAGAGCAGATCAATCACGGCCAGGACCTCCTGCTCGGCGATGAACCGCTGCAAGGCGCTGAAGACCTGAAGCAGTAA
- the dnaX gene encoding DNA polymerase III subunit gamma/tau, producing MSYQVLARKWRPRSFREMVGQTHVLKALINALDSQRLHHAYLFTGTRGVGKTTIARIIAKCLNCETGITSTPCGECSVCREIDEGRFVDLIEIDAASRTKVEDTRELLDNVQYAPSRGRFKVYLIDEVHMLSSHSFNALLKTLEEPPPYVKFILATTDPQKLPATILSRCLQFSLKNMTPERVVEHLTHVLGVENVPFEDDALWLLGRAADGSMRDAMSLTDQAIAFGEGKVMAADVRAMLGTLDHGQVYDVLHALIEGDAKALLEAVRHLAEQGPDWNGVLSEILNVLHRVAIAQALPEGVDNGHGDRDRVLALAQALPAEDVQFYYQMGLIGRRDLPLAPDPRGGFEMVLLRMLAFRPADTADAPRQALKPVGISQATADSAKPVAAAPVVAPAVASAPVASAPVAPVAPVAPATPTPVVAAPEPEPEPIVEALPEPVAEAVVDLPWNDPIEPEVVQQPAVEPVLETIAEQPELPPMPLPTPDSVVPDAPEWVAAPVPEPTVADVDVATPGIDQDDEPPLDEDYIEPDLDSAYSYLDDLASEHAAEPAPEPEPEPAAMPATGLALQWLELFPKLPISGMTGSIAANCTLMAVEGDHWLLHLDPAHSALFNATQQRRLNDALNQYHQRTLTLTIELIKPEQETPAQAASRRRADRQREAEESIHGDPFIQQMMQQFGAVVRHDTIEPVEAPVTQGS from the coding sequence ATGAGTTATCAGGTTCTTGCACGTAAATGGCGTCCGCGCTCGTTCCGCGAAATGGTCGGCCAGACCCATGTGCTCAAGGCTCTGATCAATGCCTTGGACAGCCAGCGGCTGCACCATGCCTACCTGTTCACGGGTACCCGTGGCGTGGGCAAGACCACCATCGCGCGGATCATCGCCAAGTGCCTGAACTGTGAAACCGGCATCACCTCCACGCCTTGCGGCGAGTGCTCGGTCTGCCGGGAAATCGACGAGGGCCGTTTCGTCGACCTGATCGAGATCGACGCCGCCAGCCGCACCAAGGTCGAAGACACCCGCGAGCTGCTCGACAACGTGCAGTACGCGCCGAGCCGTGGGCGCTTCAAGGTCTACCTGATCGACGAAGTGCACATGCTCTCCAGCCATTCCTTCAATGCGCTGCTCAAGACCCTTGAGGAGCCGCCGCCCTACGTCAAGTTCATCCTGGCGACCACCGACCCGCAGAAACTTCCTGCAACGATTTTGTCGCGATGCCTGCAGTTCTCCCTGAAGAACATGACGCCGGAACGGGTCGTCGAGCACCTGACCCACGTACTGGGCGTCGAGAACGTGCCCTTCGAGGACGATGCGCTGTGGCTGCTGGGTCGCGCCGCCGATGGTTCGATGCGCGACGCCATGAGCCTGACCGACCAGGCCATCGCTTTCGGTGAAGGCAAGGTCATGGCCGCCGATGTCCGGGCCATGCTCGGCACCCTCGACCACGGCCAGGTCTATGACGTTTTGCATGCGTTGATCGAAGGCGATGCCAAGGCGCTGCTCGAAGCGGTGCGTCACCTGGCCGAGCAGGGGCCGGACTGGAATGGCGTACTCTCGGAAATCCTCAACGTGCTGCACCGCGTCGCCATTGCCCAGGCCCTGCCCGAAGGCGTCGACAACGGCCATGGCGATCGTGATCGCGTTCTGGCCCTGGCCCAGGCGTTGCCGGCCGAAGATGTGCAGTTCTATTACCAGATGGGCCTGATCGGCCGTCGCGACCTGCCCCTGGCACCCGATCCGCGCGGCGGCTTCGAAATGGTCCTGCTGCGGATGCTGGCGTTCCGGCCAGCCGACACAGCGGATGCCCCGAGGCAAGCGCTAAAGCCAGTGGGGATCAGCCAGGCCACAGCTGATTCCGCCAAGCCAGTGGCTGCCGCGCCCGTCGTTGCGCCGGCAGTGGCTTCGGCTCCGGTAGCGTCGGCACCTGTGGCACCTGTGGCACCTGTGGCACCAGCGACCCCGACACCCGTTGTCGCGGCCCCTGAGCCAGAACCTGAACCGATCGTCGAGGCGCTGCCCGAACCGGTCGCCGAAGCCGTTGTCGATCTGCCCTGGAACGATCCGATCGAGCCCGAGGTTGTCCAGCAACCTGCCGTGGAACCGGTCCTGGAGACCATCGCCGAGCAGCCCGAGTTGCCGCCGATGCCTTTGCCGACGCCCGACAGCGTGGTGCCCGATGCGCCTGAGTGGGTCGCCGCGCCGGTGCCCGAACCGACAGTGGCCGACGTCGATGTCGCCACGCCAGGCATCGATCAGGATGACGAACCGCCGCTGGACGAGGATTACATCGAGCCAGACCTGGATTCGGCCTACAGCTACCTGGACGACCTGGCCAGCGAGCACGCCGCTGAGCCGGCCCCGGAGCCCGAGCCGGAACCGGCGGCGATGCCGGCCACCGGGCTGGCCCTGCAATGGCTGGAGCTGTTCCCTAAGCTGCCGATCAGCGGCATGACCGGCAGCATCGCCGCCAACTGCACGCTGATGGCCGTGGAGGGCGACCACTGGCTGCTGCACCTGGACCCGGCCCACAGCGCGCTGTTCAACGCGACCCAGCAGCGCCGCCTCAACGATGCGCTGAACCAGTACCACCAGCGCACCCTGACGCTGACCATCGAGCTGATCAAGCCCGAGCAGGAGACCCCGGCCCAGGCCGCATCCCGGCGCCGTGCCGACCGTCAGCGCGAAGCCGAGGAGTCGATCCACGGTGATCCATTCATCCAGCAGATGATGCAACAGTTCGGCGCCGTGGTCCGTCACGATACTATCGAACCTGTCGAGGCCCCGGTCACCCAGGGCTCATAA
- a CDS encoding heavy metal translocating P-type ATPase yields MTTPQPCYHCALPVPPGSRFTAVVLGETRELCCPGCQAVAEAIVAGGLESYYQHRSEASANPESLPVQLTDELTLYDRPDVQQSFVRREGELAETTLLMEGISCAACGWLIEKQLRSLPAVVEARLNLSNHRLHVRWADAQLPLSTLLTELRQIGYVAHPYQADQACEQLAAQNRLALRQLGVAGLLWFQAMMATMATWPEFNIDLSPEMHTILRWVALFLTTPIVFYSCAPFFKGAMRDLRTRHLTMDVSVSLAIGSAYVAGIWTSITGVGELYFDAVGMFALFLLAGRYLERRARERTAAATAQLVNLLPASCLRLEDNGQSERILLSELRTGDRVLVHPGAVLPADGRILDGQSSIDESLLTGEYLPQPRQVGDAVTAGTLNVEGALTVEVLALGQDTRLSAIVRLLERAQAEKPRLAEIADRAAQWFLLFSLIAAAAIGLVWWQLDASRAFWIVLAMLVATCPCALSLATPTALTAATGTLHKLGLLLTRGHVLEGLNQIDTVIFDKTGTLTEGRLALRAIRPLAALDSDQCLGLAAALENRSEHPIARAFGRAPLAAEQVQSTPGLGLEGLVTEQRLRIGQPGFVCELSGADVPQMPDEPGQWLLLGDEIGPLAWFVLDDRLRVDAPALLAACKARGWRTLLLSGDSSPMVASVAAELGIDEARGGLRPDDKLAVLQQLHQQGRKVLMLGDGVNDVPVLAAADISVAMGSATDLAKTSADAVLLSNRLDALIHAFSLARRTRRVIIENLVWAGLYNGLMLPFAALGWITPVWAAVGMSISSLTVVLNALRLTRQPKTQVFDTTPDTRPLPA; encoded by the coding sequence ATGACCACTCCACAGCCCTGCTACCACTGCGCCCTGCCCGTCCCCCCTGGCAGTCGCTTCACCGCCGTTGTCCTCGGTGAAACCCGCGAGCTGTGCTGCCCGGGCTGCCAGGCGGTGGCCGAGGCCATTGTCGCCGGTGGCCTGGAAAGTTATTACCAGCATCGCAGCGAAGCGTCGGCCAACCCCGAATCCCTGCCCGTCCAGTTGACCGACGAACTGACACTGTACGATCGCCCAGACGTGCAGCAATCATTCGTGCGCCGTGAAGGCGAACTGGCCGAAACCACCCTGTTGATGGAAGGCATCAGTTGCGCCGCCTGCGGCTGGTTGATCGAAAAGCAATTACGCAGCCTGCCGGCCGTGGTCGAGGCGCGGTTGAACCTGTCCAATCATCGCCTGCATGTACGTTGGGCCGACGCTCAACTGCCGCTGAGCACGCTGCTCACCGAATTGCGCCAGATCGGCTATGTCGCCCACCCGTACCAGGCCGACCAGGCCTGTGAACAACTCGCCGCACAAAACCGCCTGGCCCTGCGCCAATTGGGCGTGGCCGGTCTGTTGTGGTTCCAGGCGATGATGGCAACCATGGCCACCTGGCCGGAATTCAACATCGACCTGAGCCCGGAGATGCACACCATCCTGCGCTGGGTTGCCCTGTTCCTCACCACGCCCATCGTCTTCTATAGCTGCGCGCCGTTCTTCAAAGGCGCCATGCGCGACCTGCGCACCCGCCACCTGACCATGGACGTTTCCGTGTCCCTGGCCATCGGCAGCGCCTACGTTGCCGGGATCTGGACGTCAATTACCGGGGTCGGCGAGTTGTACTTCGACGCCGTAGGCATGTTTGCCCTCTTCCTGTTGGCCGGCCGTTACCTGGAACGCCGGGCCCGGGAGCGTACCGCTGCCGCCACCGCCCAACTGGTCAATCTGTTGCCGGCCTCGTGCCTGCGCCTGGAAGACAACGGCCAGAGCGAACGCATCCTGCTCAGCGAGTTGCGCACCGGCGACCGGGTATTGGTGCATCCAGGCGCGGTGCTGCCGGCCGATGGCAGGATCCTGGATGGCCAGTCCAGCATCGACGAATCGCTGCTGACCGGTGAATACCTGCCACAACCTCGCCAGGTGGGCGACGCGGTCACCGCCGGCACGCTGAACGTCGAAGGGGCCTTGACGGTCGAGGTGCTGGCCCTCGGGCAAGACACCCGATTGTCCGCCATCGTGCGGCTGCTGGAGCGGGCCCAGGCCGAGAAGCCACGGCTGGCGGAAATCGCCGACCGCGCGGCCCAATGGTTCTTGCTGTTCTCCTTGATCGCCGCTGCCGCCATCGGGCTGGTGTGGTGGCAACTGGACGCTTCGCGCGCGTTCTGGATCGTCCTGGCGATGCTGGTCGCCACCTGCCCTTGCGCGTTGTCCCTCGCCACGCCGACCGCCCTCACCGCCGCTACCGGCACCTTGCACAAGCTCGGTCTGCTGCTGACGCGCGGTCATGTGCTGGAAGGCCTGAACCAGATCGACACGGTGATTTTCGACAAGACCGGTACCCTCACCGAAGGCCGCCTGGCATTGCGCGCCATTCGGCCATTGGCGGCCCTCGACAGTGATCAATGCCTGGGCTTGGCCGCCGCCCTGGAAAACCGCTCCGAACACCCTATCGCCCGCGCCTTCGGCCGTGCGCCATTGGCTGCCGAACAGGTGCAAAGCACCCCGGGGCTGGGGCTGGAAGGTTTGGTGACCGAACAGCGCCTGCGCATCGGCCAGCCCGGTTTTGTCTGCGAACTGAGTGGCGCCGACGTACCGCAAATGCCGGACGAACCCGGGCAATGGCTATTGCTGGGCGATGAGATCGGGCCCCTGGCCTGGTTCGTCCTCGATGACCGCTTGCGCGTCGATGCCCCGGCACTGCTGGCGGCCTGCAAGGCACGGGGCTGGCGGACGCTGCTGTTGTCAGGTGACAGTTCGCCCATGGTTGCCAGCGTTGCCGCCGAGCTGGGCATCGATGAGGCTCGCGGCGGGCTGCGCCCGGACGACAAACTGGCCGTGTTGCAGCAGTTGCATCAACAGGGCCGTAAGGTGCTGATGCTCGGCGATGGCGTGAACGACGTGCCCGTGCTGGCGGCGGCGGACATCAGTGTCGCCATGGGCTCGGCCACCGACCTGGCCAAGACCAGCGCCGACGCGGTGTTGCTGTCCAACCGCCTCGACGCCCTGATCCACGCCTTCAGCCTGGCCCGACGCACCCGCCGTGTGATCATCGAGAACCTGGTGTGGGCCGGGCTGTACAATGGCCTCATGTTGCCGTTCGCCGCCCTCGGCTGGATTACACCGGTGTGGGCGGCGGTCGGCATGTCCATCAGTTCGTTGACCGTCGTGTTGAATGCGCTGAGGCTGACACGTCAGCCCAAGACGCAGGTTTTCGACACCACGCCCGATACCCGCCCGCTGCCGGCCTGA
- a CDS encoding adenine phosphoribosyltransferase has protein sequence MVFDSFDIKSLIRPVIDFPKPGVIFRDITPLFQSPTALRLVMDSFAHRYVEAEFTHIGAMDARGFLIGSILAYQLNKPLILFRKQGKLPADVLAEGYQTEYGEAFLEVHADSLCEGDSVVMFDDLIATGGTLIAAANLIRRMGAKVHEAAAIIDLPELLGSQRLEDMGIPTFCLTQFSLSER, from the coding sequence ATGGTCTTCGACTCCTTCGATATCAAATCCCTGATCCGCCCCGTGATCGATTTCCCCAAGCCCGGCGTGATCTTTCGCGACATTACCCCACTCTTCCAATCCCCGACCGCCCTGCGCCTGGTCATGGACAGTTTCGCCCACCGGTACGTCGAGGCCGAGTTCACTCACATTGGCGCGATGGATGCGCGGGGTTTCCTGATTGGCTCGATCCTGGCCTATCAGCTGAACAAGCCGCTGATCCTGTTTCGCAAGCAAGGCAAGCTGCCGGCCGATGTGCTGGCCGAGGGTTACCAGACCGAATACGGCGAAGCCTTCCTTGAAGTGCACGCCGATAGCTTGTGCGAGGGTGATTCGGTGGTGATGTTCGATGACCTGATCGCCACTGGCGGCACGCTGATCGCCGCTGCCAACCTGATCCGCCGTATGGGCGCCAAGGTCCACGAAGCCGCAGCGATCATCGACCTGCCGGAGCTGCTCGGCTCCCAGCGCCTGGAAGACATGGGGATTCCCACGTTCTGCCTGACGCAGTTCTCGCTCAGCGAAAGGTAA
- the hemN gene encoding oxygen-independent coproporphyrinogen III oxidase, with product MLDTICWDSNLIRRYDLAGPRYTSYPTAAQFGSQVGTFDLLHALRDSRKALRPLSLYVHIPFCANICYYCACNKVITKDRGRAHAYLQRLEQEIQLIGCHLNPTQRVEQLHFGGGTPTFLSHDELRQLMAKLRLHLNLLDDDSGDYGIEIDPREADWSTMGLLRELGFNRVSIGLQDLDPAVQRAVNRLQSLEETRAVVEAARTLQFRSINIDLIYGLPKQTPENFARTVQEVIHLQPDRLSVFNYAHLPERFMPQRRINSQDLPTPEQKLAMLQGTIEQLTTAGYRYVGMDHFALPDDELAIAQEEATLQRNFQGYTTHGHCDLIGLGVSAISQIGDLYCQNSSDLSHYQNTLADGQLATSRGLICNADDRLRRAVIQQLICHFHLPFAEIEQTFNIDFRGYFAPQWPQLRAMAADGLIELDDTHIRVLPAGRLLVRSVCMVFDAYLDQHNRQRFSRVI from the coding sequence ATGCTCGACACCATTTGTTGGGACTCAAATCTTATCCGCCGTTACGACCTGGCGGGACCACGCTACACCTCGTACCCCACTGCAGCGCAGTTCGGCAGCCAGGTGGGCACCTTCGACCTGCTCCATGCCCTGCGCGACAGCCGCAAGGCCCTGCGGCCTTTGTCGCTGTACGTGCACATACCGTTCTGCGCGAACATTTGCTACTACTGCGCCTGCAACAAAGTCATCACCAAGGACCGCGGTCGTGCCCACGCCTACCTGCAACGCCTGGAGCAGGAAATCCAACTGATCGGCTGTCACCTGAACCCCACCCAGCGCGTGGAACAGTTGCACTTTGGCGGCGGTACCCCGACGTTCCTCAGCCACGACGAACTGCGCCAACTGATGGCCAAGCTGCGCCTGCACCTGAACCTGCTGGACGACGATTCCGGTGACTACGGCATCGAAATCGACCCCAGGGAAGCCGACTGGTCGACCATGGGCCTGTTGCGCGAACTGGGTTTCAACCGGGTCAGTATCGGCCTGCAAGACCTTGATCCAGCAGTGCAGCGGGCCGTCAATCGCCTGCAAAGTCTCGAGGAAACCCGCGCAGTGGTCGAAGCCGCCCGGACCTTGCAGTTCCGTTCGATCAATATTGATCTGATTTATGGGCTGCCCAAGCAGACCCCGGAAAACTTCGCCCGCACGGTCCAGGAAGTCATCCATCTGCAACCGGACCGGCTCTCGGTGTTCAACTACGCCCACCTGCCGGAACGCTTCATGCCCCAGCGGCGCATCAACAGCCAGGACTTGCCGACCCCGGAGCAGAAACTGGCAATGCTGCAAGGCACCATCGAACAACTGACCACCGCCGGTTACCGCTATGTCGGCATGGACCACTTCGCCCTGCCCGACGACGAACTGGCAATCGCTCAGGAAGAGGCTACGTTGCAGCGCAACTTCCAGGGCTACACCACCCATGGCCATTGCGACCTGATCGGCCTTGGCGTGTCAGCCATCAGCCAGATCGGCGATTTGTACTGCCAGAACAGCAGTGATCTGAGCCATTACCAGAACACCCTCGCCGACGGGCAACTGGCGACCAGTCGCGGGCTGATCTGCAACGCTGACGACCGGCTGCGGCGCGCGGTGATCCAGCAATTGATCTGCCATTTCCATCTGCCCTTCGCCGAGATCGAGCAAACCTTCAACATCGATTTTCGCGGTTACTTCGCCCCGCAATGGCCTCAATTGCGGGCCATGGCCGCGGATGGGCTGATCGAGCTGGATGACACCCACATCCGGGTATTGCCCGCCGGGCGCCTGCTGGTTCGGTCCGTGTGCATGGTGTTCGATGCCTACTTGGACCAGCACAACCGACAGCGCTTCTCCCGCGTTATTTGA
- a CDS encoding NADP-dependent oxidoreductase gives MSQASTSNQRIVLASRPHGAPTAENFRLEHVTLPELAQGQILLKTQFLSLDPYMRGRMSDAPSYAAPVKIDEVMTGGAVSRVERSMHPKFQEGDLVVGATGWQSHSISDGRNVMPIPSGLASPSMALGVLGMPGMTAYMGLMDIGQPKAGETLVVAAASGAVGSVVGQVAKIKGLRVVGVAGGREKCKYVVDELGFDACVDHKSARFAEELAHACDKGIDIYYENVGGKVFDAVVPLLNAKARIPLCGLIASYNDHQAPSGPDRLPQLQRTLLNKRVRIQGFIVFDDYGDRQPEFISAMAPWVRDGKVKFREDLVDGLENAPQAFIGLLEGRNFGKLVVRVAQD, from the coding sequence ATGTCACAAGCATCGACCTCCAACCAGCGCATCGTCCTTGCCTCCCGCCCCCACGGCGCCCCGACCGCGGAGAATTTCCGCCTGGAGCACGTGACGCTGCCGGAGCTGGCGCAAGGGCAGATCCTGCTCAAGACGCAGTTCCTGTCGCTGGACCCTTACATGCGCGGGCGAATGAGTGACGCGCCTTCCTACGCTGCTCCGGTAAAAATCGACGAGGTGATGACCGGTGGCGCCGTCAGCCGCGTGGAGCGCTCGATGCACCCGAAATTCCAGGAGGGTGATCTGGTGGTGGGGGCCACCGGTTGGCAGAGCCACAGCATCAGCGACGGGCGCAACGTGATGCCCATCCCCTCGGGGCTTGCGAGCCCGTCGATGGCCTTGGGTGTGCTGGGCATGCCGGGCATGACCGCTTACATGGGGCTGATGGACATCGGCCAACCCAAGGCCGGGGAGACCCTGGTGGTCGCAGCGGCCTCGGGTGCGGTGGGCTCGGTGGTCGGCCAGGTGGCGAAGATCAAGGGCCTGCGCGTCGTCGGCGTCGCGGGTGGCCGCGAGAAATGCAAGTACGTGGTCGACGAGCTGGGATTTGACGCCTGTGTCGATCACAAGAGCGCACGTTTTGCCGAGGAGCTGGCGCACGCTTGCGACAAGGGCATCGACATCTATTACGAAAACGTCGGTGGCAAGGTTTTCGATGCCGTCGTGCCGCTGCTCAACGCCAAGGCGCGAATCCCGCTCTGTGGCCTGATCGCTTCCTACAACGATCATCAAGCGCCGAGCGGCCCGGATCGCTTGCCGCAGTTGCAGCGCACGTTGCTTAACAAGCGCGTGCGGATCCAGGGGTTTATTGTGTTCGATGACTACGGCGACCGTCAGCCCGAGTTCATCAGTGCCATGGCCCCTTGGGTGCGCGATGGCAAGGTCAAGTTCCGTGAAGACCTGGTCGATGGCCTTGAGAATGCGCCACAGGCGTTTATCGGGTTGTTGGAGGGGCGCAACTTTGGCAAGTTGGTGGTGCGGGTCGCGCAGGATTGA
- a CDS encoding sulfite exporter TauE/SafE family protein, with protein MLDLAPLLVSAVILGLLGGGHCLGMCGGLMGALTLAIPKEQRSRRFRLLLAYNLGRILSYATAGLLIGLAGWAVSNSPAAMIMRVLAGLLLIAMGLYLAGWWSGLTRIESIGRGLWRHIQPVANRLLPVSSLPRALLLGALWGWLPCGLVYSTLLWSASQGNALDSALLMLAFGLGTWPVLLATGLAAERVTALLRKRSVRMAGGLLVIIFGAWTLPGPHQHWLMGH; from the coding sequence ATGCTTGACCTGGCACCCCTGTTGGTTTCGGCGGTCATCCTTGGCCTGCTCGGCGGCGGACACTGCCTGGGCATGTGCGGCGGCCTGATGGGCGCCCTGACCCTGGCGATTCCCAAGGAACAGCGCAGCCGGCGCTTTCGGTTGCTGCTGGCGTACAACCTGGGGCGGATCCTGAGCTACGCCACCGCCGGGTTGCTGATCGGCCTGGCCGGTTGGGCGGTGTCCAACAGCCCGGCGGCGATGATCATGCGGGTGCTGGCCGGCTTGCTGTTGATTGCCATGGGCTTGTACTTGGCGGGCTGGTGGAGCGGCCTGACCCGCATCGAAAGCATCGGTCGCGGCCTGTGGCGGCACATCCAACCCGTCGCCAACCGTTTGCTGCCCGTGTCGAGCCTGCCCCGGGCCTTGCTGCTCGGTGCGCTATGGGGCTGGCTGCCGTGCGGCCTGGTCTACAGCACCCTGTTGTGGTCCGCCAGCCAGGGCAATGCACTGGACAGCGCGTTGCTCATGCTCGCCTTCGGCCTGGGCACCTGGCCGGTGCTGCTCGCCACGGGCCTGGCCGCCGAACGCGTCACCGCCCTGCTGCGCAAACGCAGCGTGCGCATGGCCGGTGGCTTGTTGGTGATTATTTTCGGCGCATGGACACTGCCGGGGCCACATCAACATTGGCTCATGGGCCATTGA